A region of Lycium barbarum isolate Lr01 chromosome 3, ASM1917538v2, whole genome shotgun sequence DNA encodes the following proteins:
- the LOC132633169 gene encoding serine carboxypeptidase-like 45, translated as MDLQISKAMAMAIFLSLLYAFVGIVSALPHPDKIIKLPGQPQVGFQQFSGYVTVDDKKQRSLFYYFVEAETDPASKPLVLWLNGGPGCSSLGVGAFSEHGPFRPRGQVLVQNEHSWNKEANMLYLESPIGVGFSYSANTSSYETVNDEVTAWDNVVFLLRWFHKFPQYSKSNLFLTGESYAGHYIPQLAKLMMAFNKKQKLFNLKGVALGNPVLEFATDFNSRAEYFWSHGLISEPTYRTFSSGCNYSRYVSEYYRDSVSPICSRVMRLVSRETSKFVDKYDITLDVCISSVLSQSKIISPQENAEKLDVCVEDEVVNYLNRKDVRRALHAELVGVRRWAVCSSVLDYQLLDIEIPTISIIGMLVKERIPVLIYSGDQDSVVPLIGSRETVHQLASQMRLNTTVPYRVWFAGQQVGGWTHVYDNMLSFATIRGASHEAPFSQPERSLVLFKSFLQGRPLPEVF; from the exons ATGGATTTGCAGATTTCAAAAGCAATGGCTATGgctatttttctctctcttctttaTGCTTTTGTAGGAATTGTGTCTGCATTACCTCATCCAGACAAGATCATTAAATTGCCTGGACAACCTCAAGTGGGGTTTCAACAGTTTTCAGGATATGTTACTGTAGATGATAAGAAGCAAAGATCTCTTTTTTACTATTTTGTTGAAGCTGAAACAGATCCAGCTTCAAAGCCTTTAGTTTTGTGGTTGAATGGAG GACCTGGatgttcttcacttggggttggtGCATTTTCTGAACATGGGCCATTTAGACCACGAGGACAAGTTCTTGTTCAGAATGAACACAGCTGGAACAAAG AGGCAAACATGTTGTATTTGGAGAGTCCAATTGGAGTTGGATTCTCTTATTCTGCTAATACTTCTTCCTATGAGACAGTAAATGATGAAGTAACAG CCTGGGACAATGTTGTATTCTTGCTACGCTGGTTCCATAAATTCCCACAGTACAGCAAAAGCAATTTGTTTTTAACTGGTGAAAGTTATGCAG gACATTATATACCTCAACTAGCAAAGCTCATGATGGCATTTAACAAGAAACAGAAGCTATTCAATCTAAAAGGAGTTGCA CTAGGAAATCCGGTTCTGGAATTCGCAACTGACTTTAATTCGAGGGCAGAATACTTCTGGTCTCATGGTCTAATATCAGAACCTACATACAGAACGTTTAGTTCTGGTTGTAATTATTCTCGATATGTTAGTGAGTACTACAGGGACTCTGTATCACCAATTTGTTCGAGAGTTATGAGACTAGTTAGTAGAGAAACCAGTAAGTTTGTGGACAAGTATGATATTACCCTTGATGTCTGTATTTCCTCTGTGCTCTCCCAATCCAAGATTATAAGTCCCCAA GAAAACGCCGAGAAGTTAGATGTATGTGTGGAAGATGAAGTTGTCAATTACTTGAACCGAAAAGATGTGAGAAGGGCCCTTCATGCCGAGCTTGTTGGAGTGCGCAGATGGGCTGTTTGCAGCAG CGTTCTGGACTATCAACTGCTTGACATAGAGATACCAACCATCTCCATAATAGGAATGCTTGTCAAAGAAAGAATTCCAGTCTTAATATACAG TGGTGATCAAGATTCTGTTGTTCCACTGATTGGAAGCCGAGAAACTGTTCATCAACTAGCAAGCCAGATGCGGCTGAACACAACTGTCCCCTATAGAGTTTGGTTTGCAGGACAGCAG GTTGGTGGATGGACACATGTTTATGACAATATGCTCTCCTTTGCAACCATTAGAGGTGCTTCACACGAGGCTCCTTTCTCACAGCCAGAGAGATCACTTGTGCTGTTCAAGTCATTTCTTCAAGGCAGGCCACTCCCTGAAGTTTTCTGA